The Dasypus novemcinctus isolate mDasNov1 chromosome 12, mDasNov1.1.hap2, whole genome shotgun sequence genome includes a window with the following:
- the NACA gene encoding nascent polypeptide-associated complex subunit alpha isoform X3: protein MPGEATETVPATEQELPQPQAETAALPVSSALSVTAASGQPGPALPPCSLVPQQCHLATANQPSLFPIPSTPFEAPFPHSSSQTALALGGALPPSGTPIFLPDLIGPPISPAALALASPMIAPALKGAQSSSAPLALVALAPPSVQKSSAFPPNPLASPPVFVAEPGLVTSPSAPIAPSDPKISPIQVPSQVLPGPKGTPTPPGIGSGISSHFVTPFASVQSGVTSCPQTSPVSPTVKDISIPSALPSPQNPASLTLKEPLNPPAALSLTTEGIPTATSSQKTADPNVPPVFLASFSSPVQPSSQTGPDSLSNPSLDTIPVGHSSIGASYPSQSSLIPSRDEVVPTIGGAFPVATPLVLTGDKGPSGSPNVAALSPLSPTASLILRDSPDAAHSQSLVSQVPASPGSPCLKEPPVSSVGATPLVITNPSAISTTHTIFEDATCISSPISSGPISSEDPASHTTLVIAPVVPKELPTPQEITTLGTAVSPSLPVPKDSKSLSTSVAGKLPTQKDLQTEPASPIWASISLDQAGLSTKKDPTLLPLALAAPKDSPSPQSVSSSLEMSLSPKATLAKKSLVESLAVIDLASTTTSLLGGLNSQTSVIKTDSDTGPDTASLLLKSFPTSPTVATFPLESAAFAASTDIPSKNDPAAPSGVAPVSTTIPATTAIPFLEETVSSLTPESHPAKKGASTLAALPSAPETCPLAPAVISSPQNVSTSLSTLALAPEIPKSVPCPCLPPAGIPPNAKKVDDISRTPLLATPSSSTDGCTTKKDSGASVTPSSKGTLTYLADSPSPLGTSVSPQTKIPPTKKDSATSPTTLTLAPPVSKQIAPAFPDSPIGNLPSPVSPVEASFLPEANLSLQGPKGSPAKNHSPIPLSPKGASAFPSPKDTPSTPGLTLSPKEALSPKRAPIPPAKTLSSPKRAPVTLSTKGDSATLAVTPPSKGDPSPPAETPLPKGGPATPQVTSLSPKRDPSPPAQGPQTPKGTPATPPIKGVPATPPVIPLSSKGDPNPPAEIPLATKGGPATPPNKGAPASPSPKKTPTTPRTKGAPAIAAVSPSSKGDPSPPAETPPSTKAAPATPAITTPPPFKGTPATPTPKATSATPPVTPLSCKGNPNLPTETPLPNKGGPTKVPTREAPVTPPVVPLSKGEPSPPAETPLPKGAPATPQVPSLSSKGDPSPSAQGPQTPKGTPATPPIKGVPATPPVIPLSSKGDPNPPAEIPLATKGGPATPPNKGAPASPSPKKTPTTPRTKGAPAIAAVSPSSKGDPSPPAETPLSPKGVSATPSAMVTPTGLGITPPSSKGSQISLAEIPSSPKGAITSPVSVTSPLGAVAPQASKGLPTKKGPAALQEVLVAPVPESVPGITVPTQKGPLAKKASAASPPVCPDSSARNGTKGSLSTAASAPPETPKVFPISPVKDKDSVDSPKGPSGAPESKTSAPLAKAAFEKVLPKTGSVSVPPVPTPSVSLPLAPSPIPPLLPKQQPLPSSPGLVLESPCKPPAPADEDELPPLIPPEPISGGVPFQSVLVNMPIPKPAGIPAPTPSAKQPVLKNNKGSGTESDSDESVPELEEQDSTQATTQQAQLAAAAEIDEEPVSKAKQSRSEKKARKAMSKLGLRQVTGVTRVTIRKSKNILFVITKPDVYKSPASDTYIVFGEAKIEDLSQQAQLAAAEKFKVQGEAVSNIQENTQTPTVQEESEEEEVDETGVEVKDIELVMSQANVSRAKAVRALKNNSNDIVNAIMELTM from the exons ATGCCTGGTGAAGCCACAGAAACCGTCCCTGCTACAGAGCAGGAGTTGCCACAGCCCCAGGCTGAGACAG CTGCACTTCCTGTGTCTTCAGCCTTGAGTGTCACTGCTGCCTCAGGGCAGCCTGGACCTGCCCTTCCTCCTTGCTCTCTGGTTCCCCAACAATGCCATCTGGCAACTGCTAACCAGCCTTCCCTATTCCCCATTCCTTCGACCCCTTTTGAAGCTCCTTTTCCCCACTCATCCTCTCAGACAGCCCTAGCTTTGGGAGGTGCCCTTCCCCCTTCAGGTACCCCCATTTTCCTACCAGACCTGATAGGGCCTCCCATCTCCCCAGCTGCCTTAGCTCTAGCCTCTCCCATGATAGCTCCCGCTCTGAAAGGAGCCCAGTCCTCTTCAGCTCCCTTGGCTCTAGTGGCCTTGGCTCCCCCCTCAGTTCAGAAGAGCTCTGCTTTTCCACCTAACCCTCTGGCCTCTCCTCCGGTTTTCGTAGCTGAGCCAGGATTAGTGACATCTCCATCAGCTCCCATTGCTCCCTCAGACCCAAAAATCTCTCCTATTCAAGTTCCCTCTCAGGTACTTCCTGGCCCAAAAGGTACCCCAACCCCTCCTGGTATAGGCAGTGGCATTTCATCCCACTTTGTAACTCCTTTCGCCTCTGTTCAATCTGGAGTAACCTCCTGTCCTCAGACATCACCCGTTTCCCCTACAGTGAAAGACATCTCTATTCCCTCAGCTCTGCCTTCTCCACAAAACCCAGCAAGCCTCACCCTAAAAGAGCCCCTTAATCCACCTGCTGCCTTATCCCTTACAACCGAGGGTATTCCTACAGCCACCTCTTCTCAAAAGACTGCAGATCCCAATGTGCCACCAGTTTTCCTCGCTTCTTTTAGTTCTCCTGTCCAACCTTCAAGTCAAACAGGCCCCGATAGTCTCTCAAATCCTTCATTGGATACCATCCCTGTGGGCCATTCTTCCATAGGAGCCTCTTATCCTTCTCAGAGCTCTTTAATTCCTTCCAGAGATGAGGTGGTTCCTACTATTGGAGGTGCTTTTCCAGTGGCTACCCCTTTGGTTCTGACTGGTGACAAAGGCCCGTCTGGCTCCCCAAATGTAGCTGCTTTGTCTCCATTATCTCCTACAGCTTCTCTCATTCTGAGAGACTCTCCTGATGCTGCTCATAGTCAGTCTTTGGTGTCCCAGGTTCCTGCTTCACCAGGGAGTCCATGCTTAAAAGAACCTCCTGTTTCTTCTGTTGGAGCCACCCCACTTGTGATAACTAACCCTTCTGCAATTTCTACAACACATACCATCTTTGAAGATGCTACTTGTATCTCCTCTCCAATTTCATCAGGTCCTATAAGCAGTGAGGACCCAGCTTCCCATACTACCTTGGTTATAGCACCTGTGGTTCCCAAAGAGCTTCCTACTCCTCAAGAAATAACCACTCTGGGAACCGCAGTCTCTCCTTCTCTGCCAGTTCCTAAAGACTCCAAAAGTCTCTCCACTTCTGTCGCAGGAAAACTCCCAACACAAAAAGATCTGCAAACTGAACCTGCCTCTCCTATATGGGCCTCTATTTCTCTAGACCAGGCAGGACTCTCCACCAAGAAAGACCCTACTCTACTACCATTGGCTCTGGCAGCCCCTAAAGattccccctctccccaaagTGTATCTTCTTCTCTGGAGATGTCTCTTTCTCCTAAAGCTACTTTAGCAAAGAAGAGCCTTGTAGAATCTCTTGCTGTGATTGATCTAGCCAGCACTACTACCTCCCTTCTGGGTGGTCTTAACTCCCAAACCTCTGTAATCAAGACAGATTCTGACACAGGCCCAGACACTGCTAGTCTGCTCCTTAAAAGTTTTCCCACTTCCCCAACAGTGGCAACATTTCCTTTGGAAAGTGCTGCCTTTGCAGCTTCTACAGACATCCCAAGTAAGAATGATCCTGCTGCCCCTTCTGGGGTGGCCCCTGTGAGTACCACTATTCCTGCAACTACAGCCATCCCTTTTCTAGAAGAAACTGTCTCTTCTCTAACTCCTGAAAGCCACCCAGCTAAGAAGGGTGCTTCTACTCTTGCTGCTTTACCTTCAGCCCCTGAAACTtgccctctggctccagctgtgATTTCCTCCCCACAGAATGTTTCTACTTCTCTGTCTACCTTGGCACTGGCCCCTGAAATTCCCAAGTCTGTGCCCTGCCCCTGTCTTCCCCCAGCTGGGATTCCTCCAAATGCAAAGAAAGTTGATGATATTTCTCGTACACCTTTATTGGCAACTCCATCTTCCTCTACTGATGGATGCACAACTAAGAAGGACTCTGGTGCTTCTGTTACTCCTTCTTCCAAAGGAACTCTAACTTACCTAGCTGATTCGCCATCTCCTTTAGGGACCAGTGTGTCTCCTCAAACTAAAATTCCTCCAACCAAGAAGGATTCAGCTACTTCCCCTACCACCTTGACTCTTGCTCCTCCTGTTTCTAAACAGATAGCACCTGCTTTCCCTGATTCTCCAATTGGAAATCTCCCGTCCCCTGTTTCTCCAGTTGAAGCTTCCTTTCTTCCAGAGGCCAATCTTTCTTTGCAAGGCCCTAAAGGCTCACCAGCCAAAAATCATTCtcccattcctctctcccccaaagGGGCCTCTGCTTTCCCATCCCCCAAAGATACCCCTTCCACCCCAGGTCTGACTCTCTCCCCCAAGGAGGCCCTGTCCCCCAAAAGGGCCCCTATTCCCCCAGCTAAAACTCTTTCATCCCCCAAGAGGGCCCCAGTTACTCTATCCACTAAGGGGGACTCTGCTACCCTAGCTGTAACTCCTCCCTCTAAAGGTGACCCCAGTCCTCCAGCTGAGACTCCACTTCCCAAGGGGGGCCCTGCTACCCCACAAGTAACTTCTCTATCCCCTAAACGGGACCCCAGCCCTCCAGCTCAGGGTCCTCAAACCCCCAAAGGGACTCCTGctaccccacccatcaagggggtCCCCGCTACTCCCCCTGTAATTCCTCTCTCCTCTAAAGGGGACCCTAACCCTCCAGCTGAGATTCCTCTAGCCACCAAAGGGGGCCCTGCTACTCCACCTAACAAGGGGGCCCCAGCTTCCCCATCCCCCAAGAAGACCCCCACTACCCCACGCACCAAGGGGGCCCCTGCTATCGCAGCTGTAAGTCCTTCCTCTAAAGGAGATCCCAGTCCTCCAGCTGAGACTCCTCCATCCACCAAGGCAGCTCCTGCTACCCCAGCTATAACTACTCCTCCACCTTTCAAAGGGACCCCAGCTACCCCAACTCCCAAGGCGACCTCTGCTACCCCACCTGTAACTCCTCTTTCCTGTAAAGGGAACCCCAATCTTCCAACTGAGACACCTCTCCCCAACAAGGGAGGCCCCACTAAGGTACCCACCAGGGAGGCCCCTGTTACCCCACCTGTAGTTCCTCTCTCTAAAGGGGAACCTAGTCCTCCAGCTGAGACTCCACTTCCCAAGGGGGCCCCTGCTACCCCACAAGTACCTTCACTTTCCTCTAAAGGGGACCCCAGCCCTTCAGCTCAGGGTCCTCAAACCCCCAAAGGGACGCCTGctaccccacccatcaagggggtCCCTGCTACTCCCCCTGTAATTCCTCTCTCCTCTAAAGGGGACCCTAACCCTCCAGCTGAGATTCCTCTAGCCACCAAAGGGGGCCCTGCTACTCCACCTAACAAGGGAGCCCCAGCTTCCCCATCCCCCAAGAAGACCCCCACTACCCCACGCACCAAGGGGGCCCCTGCTATCGCAGCTGTAAGTCCTTCCTCTAAAGGAGATCCCAGTCCTCCAGCTGAGACTCCTCTATCTCCCAAAGGGGTCTCAGCTACTCCCTCTGCCATGGTGACCCCCACTGGCCTAGGTATAACTCCTCCCTCTTCTAAAGGGTCCCAAATTTCCCTAGCTGAGATTCCTTCATCGCCCAAAGGTGCCATTACTTCCCCAGTTTCAGTCACCTCTCCATTGGGGGCTGTTGCTCCTCAGGCATCTAAAGGGCTCCCAACAAAGAAAGGCCCTGCAGCTTTACAAGAAGTACTTGTTGCCCCAGTTCCAGAAAGTGTACCAGGTATCACAGTCCCCACTCAGAAAGGTCCTCTAGCTAAGAAGGCTTCTGCTGCTTCACCTCCTGTGTGTCCAGATTCTTCAGCTAGGAATGGTACTAAAGGATCCCTTTCTACAGCGGCTTCAGCCCCTCCAGAGACTCCCAAAGTCTTCCCTATTTCTCCAGTGAAGGACAAAGATTCTGTTGATTCCCCAAAGGGTCCCTCGGGGGCTCCTGAGTCAAAGACCTCTGCCCCTCTAGCAAAAGCTGCCTTTGAAAAGGTCCTTCCTAAAACTGGATCAGTATCTGTCCCCCCAGTACCCACCCCATCAGTCTCTCTGCCTCTTGCTCCCTCCCCGATTCCCCCTCTGCTTCCTAAACAGCAACCTCTGCCGTCCTCACCTGGGCTGGTGCTGGAgtcaccctgtaagcccccagcccctgctgaTGAGGATGAGCTGCCGCCTCTGATTCCCCCGGAACCAATCTCAGGGGGAGTGCCTTTCCAGTCCGTCCTCGTCAACATGCCTATCCCAAAACCTGCTGGGATCCCTGCCCCAACCCCCTCCGCCAAGCAACCTGTTCTGAAGAACAATAAGG GGTCTGGTACAGAATCTGACAGTGATGAATCAGTACCAGAGCTGGAGGAACAGGATTCCACACAAGCAACCACACAACAGGCCCAG CTGGCGGCAGCAGCTGAAATCGATGAAGAACCAGTCAGTAAAGCAAAACAGAGTCGAAGTGAAAAGAAGGCACGGAAG gctATGTCCAAACTGGGTCTTCGACAGGTTACAGGGGTTACTAGAGTCACTATCCGGAAATCAAAGAATATCCTCTTTGTCATCACAAAGCCAGATGTCTACAAGAGCCCAGCATCAGATACCTATATAGTTTTTGGGGAAGCCAAG ATTGAGGATTTATCTCAACAAGCACAACTAGCAGCTGCTGAAAAATTCAAAGTTCAAGGTGAAGCTGTCTCGAATATTCAGGAAAACACCCAGACTCCGACTGTACAAGAGGAGAGTGAAGAGGAAGAG GTTGATGAAACAGGTGTGGAAGTTAAGGACATAGAATTAGTCATGTCACAAGCAAATGTGTCAAGAGCAAAGGCAGTCCGAGCCCTGAAGAACAACAGTAATGATATTGTAAATGCTATTATG GAATTAACAATGTAA